Within Protaetiibacter intestinalis, the genomic segment TGCGACCCCGGCCGGAGCTGCGCCGCAAGCTCGAGCTCACGCTCACCCGGGTGTCGGCGACGGTGTCGGAGCCGCCCTTCCAGCGCAGCGTCGCGACCCTGCTGACCGCGCGGGAGCTCGAGGTGGCCCGCGCGGCGGCGGCGCGGGAGCGCTCGAAGGAGATCGCGGCTCGGCTCGGCACCTCGCCGCGCACGGTCGAGGCGCAGCTGCGCTCGGCCTATCGCAAGCTCGGGGTGAACTCGCGCGACGCCCTGCGGGAGGCGCTCGCGGAGGTCGGACTGGATGGTTGACATCGGTCAACCATCCGCGTATCGTTGACGAATCTCAACGGTTGACGTTCGTCAACCATCTCGCGCCGTCGTCGTCGCGCGCCCCATCCGACTCCACCAGAAGGACCCGCATGTCCAGCTCCGCCCCCGCGTCGCCCGACGCGATCGCCGACAAGAAGCGCCGCCGCCAGGTGCTCGAGGCCCTCTCCGGCCTCCTGCTCGGCATGTTCGTGTCGATGCTCGCCTCGACCGTCGTCTCGACCTCGCTGCCGACGATCATCCACGACCTCGACGGCGACCAGGCGGCCTTCACCTGGGTCGTCACGGCGACCCTGCTGACGACCGCGATCTCGACGCCCATCTGGGGCAAGCTCGCCGACTTGACCAACCGCAAGGTGCTGTTCCAGTTGGCGATCGCGATCTTCGTCATCGCGACCGCCGCCGCCGGCTTCTCGCAGAACCCCGAGACCCTCATCGCGTTCCGCGCCGTGCAGGGCATCGGCGCCGGCGGCCTCGCCGCGCTCAGCCAGGTCATCATGGCCGACATCATCAGCCCGCGCGAGCGCGGTCGCTACATGGGCCTGTTCGGCGCCGTCATGGCGGTCGCGACCGTCGGCGGCCCGCTGCTCGGCGGCGTCATCACGGATGCGTGGGGCTGGCGCTGGAACTTCTACGTCGCGATCCCCTTCGCCGTGCTCGCGCTCATCCTCGTGCAGAGCACCCTGCACCTGCCCCAGCGCGCGCCGAAGAAGACGGCGATCGACTACCTGGGCGTCATCCTGCTCTCGGTCGCCGTCTCGCTGCTGCTCATCTGGGTGACCCTCGCCGGCGACCAGTTCGAGTGGTGGAGCTGGACGACCGCCTGGATGGTGGGCGGCGCGCTCGTCGCCGTGGCGCTGTTCATCGTCGTCGAGGTGCGCTCGAAGGAGCCGCTCATCCCGCTGACCTTGTTCCGCAACCGCACCTTCACGCTCTCGGTGATCGCCTCCATCGCGACGGGCCTCGCGATGTTCGGCGCCTCCGTGTTCCTCAGCCAGTACATGCAGCTCGCCCGCGGCGCCACGCCGACCGAGGCCGGCCTCATGACGATCCCGATGATCGCCGGCCTGCTGATCTCCTCGGTGCTCGTGGGTGCGCTCATCACGCGCTTCGGCCGCTGGAAGCCGTTCGTCGTCCTCGGCGCGCTGCTGCTCATCGCGGGCTCGTACCTGCTGTCGACCATCCACTACGACACCGACTTCACGCTCGTGTCGATCTACATGGTGCTGCTCGGCGCGGGCGTCGGCATGACGATGCAGAACCTCGTGCTGGTCGTGCAGAACACGACCGAGCCCGCGCAGATCGGCGTCGCGAGCTCCGGCGTCACCTTCTTCCGCAGCCTCGGCGGCACGATCGGCGTCTCGGTCATGGGCGCCGCCCTCGCGGCGCGCGTGACCGACCTCGTCGCCGAGCGCAAGGACGACATCGCGGCCGCGATCGCGAGCCTCGGAGCCGACGCCCCCACCTGGGCCGAGCAGCTGCAGTCGGGCTCGCTGCCCAAGGTGTCGACGATGCCCGAGGCGCTGCGCGTGATCTTCGAGGACATCTACGCCACCGGCATCTCGCACTCCTTCCTCATCGCGGTGCCGTTCGCCGTGCTGAGCCTGCTCGCGATCGTGTTCCTGCCCAACAAGCCGCTCACCCGCATGACGACGACCGAACGCGTCCAGGCCTCCGAGGCCGACCTCGCGACGGTGTCCGTGCCGGAGGGCATGGAGGCGCTCACCGCGACCGGTAGCATCGCCACCACCGAGGGCGACCGGAACGGGGAGGGCACCGCGAGATGACCACGGATCCGCGGCAGGAGGCCGTGCGCGGGCTCGAGGGCGCCTTCGGCGAGCTGATGGGCGAGTTCCGCCGCATCTACGTGCAGGCGGCCGCCTCCGTCAGCCCCGGGATGCTGCCCGGCACCTTCAAGGTGCTGTCGATGATCCAGCGCTCCGGCTCCGAGACGGTCTCGGGCCTCGCCGAGCGGATCTCCGCCGACAAGGGCCAGGTGAGCCGCAGCGTCACCGAGCTCGAAGACCTCGGGCTCGTCGAGCGCACGGCCGACCGGTCCGACGGCCGCATCAAGGTCATCTCGGTCACCGAGGAGGGCCGCCGCCGCCTCGAGCAGGCCCGGCTGCCCTACGAGGGGCGCCTCACCGAGGTGCTCGCCGACTGGCCCATGGAGTCGATCGAACGCCTCACCGGCCTGCTGCACGCACTCGCCCGGGGCGAGACGCCCGAGGCGTAGCCGCCGGGCTCAGTCGAGCGTCTGCTCGGTGGTGAGCTCGACCGTCGACCAGATCTCCATCTCGAGCGGTTCGAGTTCGCGCAGGATGTGTCGCCGCACCAGGTCCTGCCGCTCGATCGTGCAGCCCGGCTCCACGCGGAACAGCACCTCGAGGTTGAGGCGGTTGCCGAGCTTCGACGAGCGGATGAGGTGCTCGTCGTGGAGGCCGAACTCGGCCGCCGCGCTCTCGACCGCCGCGGTCACGCGCGCGGACACCTCGGGCGGCGGTGCGCCCTCGAGCAGCTCGCGCACGCCGGTGCGCACGAGCGAGATCGGCATGGGCGCGACGAGCGCGCAGGAGGCCAGCACGAGCACCGGGTCGACGTAGGGCAGCAGCCCGTGCCAGCTCGCCGCCGCGATGAGGATCGCGGCCACCGCGGCGACCGCCACCATGGCCGCGCGGATCGCGCCCCCGCGCCACTCGAGCGACTCGGCGTGCACGAGGTCGCTGCGGATGAGGCCGAGCCAGATCGCCATCCCCGTCGACACGACGGCGACCGCGATGCCGTAGGCGACGACCGCGCCCATCTGCACCTCCTCGCCGCCGTCGAGGATCACGATCACGGCATCCCCGACCGCCACGACGAGCGCCGCGAGGGCCGCGACGCCCTGCGCCGCGACCACGAGCGGGGTCACCGCCGCCCGTCCGAAGGGGTTGAGGCGGGTGGGCGCCTCGCGCGCGATCTTCACGGCGGCGATCGCCATCCAGGTGGTCGCGATGCCGATCACGCCGAACGCGCCGTCGAAGACGAGCACGCGGATGCCGAGGGCGAGACCCAGCCCGAGCGCGACGAGCGCGAGCCCCACACTGACGGCGAGGGAGATCGTCAGGATGCGCACCTCGCGGGCGGCCGAGATCGCCATGCGGCCACCCTACGACCCCGCCGTCCTCCCGGCGATGCGTTCCATCGCGGCCACGGCATCCGGCCACACCTCGCGCGGCAGCTCGTGGCCCATGCCCTCGACGAGCAGCAGTTCGGCACCGGGGATCGCGGCAGCCATGTCGCGCGCGGCATCCGCCGAGAGCACGCGGTCGGCGGTGCCGTGCATCACCACCACCGGCATGCGCAGCCCGCGCAACGCCTCGAGCCGCTCGGGCGCCCGCAGCAGCGCCGACCACTGCCGCGCGAGCCCGTCGGGCCGGTACGAACGGTCGTAGGCGGCACCCGCCGCCCAGCGATGCCAGGCGGCGTCCCACGGGAAGCTCGAGCCGGGCGGGCGCTGGAACCGCGCGCCCCACACCACGAGCCGGCGCGGCAGCCGCGGTTGCGGTCGACGCAGCTCCGGATGCTCGCCGTGCAGCACCCAGCGGGGCGAGCGGCCCGGGATGGTCGACACCAGGCCCAGCCCGAGCACCCGCGCGGGGTGTCGCAGCGCCGCCAGCTGCGCGATCATCCCGCCCATCGACTGGCCGAGCAGGAACGCGGCGGGGATTCCGGCGGCGTCGAGCACCCGCACGACGTCGTCGCCCATGTCCTCGAGCCCGTAGCCGCCGTCGACGCTGCGCGGTCCGCCCGTCATGGTCGACAGGCCCGTGTCGCGGTTGTCGACGCGCAGCACCCGGAACCCCGCGGCGACGAAGGCGGCCACGAGCTCCTCGTGCCAGGCGATGAGCTGCGCGCCGGTGCCCGCGAGCAGTACGAGGGGGATGCCGTCCTCCGGCCCGGCGACGTCGTAGAACAGCCGGATGCCGTCCGCCTCCGCGTAGGGCATCAGGACCCCGTGCCGCCGCGGTCGCCGCGCGCCCAGAACGCCGCGACCGTCACGCCGGCCACCGTCAGCAGGCCCGCGAGCGTCACGAGCAGCGGGAACCCCGCGACCGCGATGAGCGCGAGGCCGCCCGAGTTGAGCCCGAGGCGCAGCAGCCCGATCACCCCGATCTGCAGCGAGAAGTCGGTGGCCGCGAGCTCGGGGCGGGTGTTGTCCATGGCGATCGTGTAGACCCAGACGCCCGCCGAGGCGTAGCTGAGGTAGAGCACCACGAGGGCGACGGTCGCGGGCGTGTCCCACGCGACGCCCATGGCGAGCGGCAGCAGCCCGAAGATGCCGACGGCGTACAGCGCCCCGACGGCGAGCAGCGGCACGAGGCGCCCGAAGCGGCTGATGAGCCAGCCCACGACGAGCCCGCCGAGCAGGCCGGCGATCGGCGAGACGGTGCCGAGCACGACCCCGATCCGCGACAGCGACCATCCGGCGTCGAGCAGCATCGCCGACTGGATCGCCGTGACGAGGTACGGTCCGAGGCAGAGCGCCGGCACGATGAGCACCACGAAGACGGCGCGTCGGCGCGAGCGGAAGAACCCGGGCAGCGCCTCCCACGGCACGCGTCGGGGCACGGTGAACCCGCCCGCCTCGTGGAAGAAGGCCATCACGACGAGCGGCAGCACGAACAGCGCCGCGAGCAGCAGCACGGTCGGCGTCCACCCGATCGCGTCGTAGACGATGAGCGCGAGGCCCGTGCCGATGACCGCCGAGATGGTCGCCGCCCCCACCTGGATGCCGTTGCCGATGCCGCGCTCGCGCGGGGCGAGCAGGCGCACGGCGAGACCGTTGACGGCCGCGTCGTGGAAGGCGCTCGGCACGAGCACGGCGGCGAGCGCGAGCACGAGCAGCCCCGGGGAGGCGAGCGGGTCGATCGTCGCGAGCCACAGCAGCGCGCCGATCACGAGCAGCTGCGTCACCACGATCCAGCTGCGGTAGTGCCCGAAGCGGACCGAGCCGTAGCGGTCGACGATCGGGCCGATCGCGAAGCGCAGCACGTAGACGAGGCCCACGAGCGAGATCGCGCCCACCGTCGCGGGCGGCATCCCGCCGTTCAGCAGGATCGTGGTGAGCGCCCCGAGGAAGAACGCGAACCCGATGTCGGTCACCAGGTAGAGCACGCCGATGACGGTGAAGCGCCAGGTACGCGACGGCAGCTCGGGCGCCGGAGGGGTCGCGAGCTCGGGCGTGAGCGGTTCGGGGGCCGGGAGGGTCATCGATGCCGCCTTCGCGTCGATCGGGTCGGTTGCCCGATGATCCCAGCGGGGCGCCGCCCGCGCAGTGGGGCGAACCACCATCGTCGCCCGCCGCGGGTGGGCTTATGACCGCTCGGGCGCTGGATGCGACGGCAGTCGCACGAACGCGAACGGCACCGCCGAGAGCAGGCAGCTCGCCGCGGGCACGAGCGTGATCGACAGGAACACGGTGTGCTGCATCGCGGGGGTGACCGTGGCGCCGGCCTCGTAGCCGGCGAGGACCACGAAGACGCCGAAGACGAGCACCGCGAGGGCGCTCATGATCTTCGAGACGAAGGTGAGCGTCGCGAAGGAGATGCCGTCGTTGCGCACCCCGGTGCGGCGCTCGGCGTCGTCGACGGCATCCGCGATCATCGTGGCCTGGACGACGAGGAAGACGCCGAGGGTGAGCCCGGTGAGGAAGATGAACACGACGATCCAGAGGATGCTCGCGAAGCCCACGAGGTACATCGCCACATAGAGGGCCGCGCCGAGCAGCGAGCTCGCGATCACGAGCGCGCGGCCGGAGATCGCGCGCAGCAGCAGCGGCGTCGTGAAGCTCGAGATCACCATGCCGGCGATGATCGCCGCCCCGATGAGGGTGAACAGCCCCTCGTCGCCGTACGCCACCACGACGAACACGGCGCCGCCCGCCTGCACGATGTAGCGACCGAAGCCGAGCACGGACCCCAGCAGCACGAGCAGCAGGGGCGTGTTGCGGGCGAGGGTGCCCGCGAGCTGGCGCAGGGTGAGGCGGCCGCCCGCGAGCGACGAGGCACGCTCGCGGGTGAAGAAGAAGGCGAGCAGGAACAGCCCCATGCCGAGCACCGAGATGACGAGCACGGCGAGCGACCAGCCCGACCCCGTCGTCTCGCCGCCCGAGAGGGCGCGGGCGAGCCACGGCATCCCGAGCGTCGCGAGCCCGAGCGAGATCGCGCCGAACGCCCGCACGTCGCCGATCACCCGGGTGCGCCGGGCGGGGTCGGGGAACGCCGAGCCGATGAGCCCCCAGAACGGCACGTCGCACACCGTGTAGGCGAAGCCCCACAGCGCGTAGACCACGCCGAACCAGACGAGCTGCAGCGGCTCGTCGGCATCCGGCACCGAGAACATGAGGGTCGTCAGCAGCGCCACCGGCACCGCCGAGAACAGGAGGTACGGCCGGAGCTTGCCCCAGCGGGTGCGGGTGAGGTCGATGACGACGCCCATGACCGGGTCGGTGACGGCGTCGACCACCTTGGCGACCGTGATGATCGCGGTGACGACCGCGAGGCCCGCGGTCGAGATGCCCGCGTACTGCACGAGGTAGACGAGGATGAACGTCGTCACCGTGGTGAGCACGAGGTTCTGCCCGAACCCGGCCGTCACGACCGCGAGCGCCTGGGTGCGCGGCGGCACCTCGCGCTCGGTCACCCGTCCTCCAGCAGCAGGGTGAGCACCTCGAACGGGCCGAGCTCGAGCCGCTCGAGGTCGACCTCGCGGATGCGGCGCTCGAGCAGGTCGGTCTCGTGCACGGTGACATGGGGGATGCGGGTGACGAGGGCCGTGGTGGCCGGGCGGCCGAGCGACTCGTAGAGGCGCACCACCGTGCCGGCGCCCGCCTCGGCGCGCTTGACGGTGTCGACGACGACCCCGGCATCCGTCGTCGAGACGAGGCTGTCGAAGGCGACGCCGCGCGTCGTGCGCAGCGGGTTGTTCAGCCGGTAGCCGTCGCGGATCACCTCGCCGAGCCCGCCGGGCGCGAAGGGCCGGAACGCGTACGTGAACTCGTGCCGGCCGCGGTCGGCGCTGCGGTCGGGGAAGGTGGGGGAGCGCAGCAGGTTGAGGCTCAGCAGCCCCTGCTTCGCGCGGTGGCCGTACTTGCCGTCGTTGAGCAGCGCGAAGCCGCCCGCCTCGTCCTGCACGGCGATCCAGCGGTGCGCGCACACCTCGAACTGGGCGGCCTCGACGGCGTCGCGCTCGGTCGTGGTGCGGGCGAGGTGGCCGAACTGGATCTCGCAGAGCGCCTCGGGTCCGTACCGGCTCGGGCGGAACTCGGCGCGCAGCATCCGGTGGCTCGCGTGCCAGTCGACG encodes:
- a CDS encoding MDR family MFS transporter — translated: MSSSAPASPDAIADKKRRRQVLEALSGLLLGMFVSMLASTVVSTSLPTIIHDLDGDQAAFTWVVTATLLTTAISTPIWGKLADLTNRKVLFQLAIAIFVIATAAAGFSQNPETLIAFRAVQGIGAGGLAALSQVIMADIISPRERGRYMGLFGAVMAVATVGGPLLGGVITDAWGWRWNFYVAIPFAVLALILVQSTLHLPQRAPKKTAIDYLGVILLSVAVSLLLIWVTLAGDQFEWWSWTTAWMVGGALVAVALFIVVEVRSKEPLIPLTLFRNRTFTLSVIASIATGLAMFGASVFLSQYMQLARGATPTEAGLMTIPMIAGLLISSVLVGALITRFGRWKPFVVLGALLLIAGSYLLSTIHYDTDFTLVSIYMVLLGAGVGMTMQNLVLVVQNTTEPAQIGVASSGVTFFRSLGGTIGVSVMGAALAARVTDLVAERKDDIAAAIASLGADAPTWAEQLQSGSLPKVSTMPEALRVIFEDIYATGISHSFLIAVPFAVLSLLAIVFLPNKPLTRMTTTERVQASEADLATVSVPEGMEALTATGSIATTEGDRNGEGTAR
- a CDS encoding MarR family winged helix-turn-helix transcriptional regulator, which translates into the protein MTTDPRQEAVRGLEGAFGELMGEFRRIYVQAAASVSPGMLPGTFKVLSMIQRSGSETVSGLAERISADKGQVSRSVTELEDLGLVERTADRSDGRIKVISVTEEGRRRLEQARLPYEGRLTEVLADWPMESIERLTGLLHALARGETPEA
- a CDS encoding cation transporter; the encoded protein is MAISAAREVRILTISLAVSVGLALVALGLGLALGIRVLVFDGAFGVIGIATTWMAIAAVKIAREAPTRLNPFGRAAVTPLVVAAQGVAALAALVVAVGDAVIVILDGGEEVQMGAVVAYGIAVAVVSTGMAIWLGLIRSDLVHAESLEWRGGAIRAAMVAVAAVAAILIAAASWHGLLPYVDPVLVLASCALVAPMPISLVRTGVRELLEGAPPPEVSARVTAAVESAAAEFGLHDEHLIRSSKLGNRLNLEVLFRVEPGCTIERQDLVRRHILRELEPLEMEIWSTVELTTEQTLD
- a CDS encoding alpha/beta fold hydrolase — translated: MPYAEADGIRLFYDVAGPEDGIPLVLLAGTGAQLIAWHEELVAAFVAAGFRVLRVDNRDTGLSTMTGGPRSVDGGYGLEDMGDDVVRVLDAAGIPAAFLLGQSMGGMIAQLAALRHPARVLGLGLVSTIPGRSPRWVLHGEHPELRRPQPRLPRRLVVWGARFQRPPGSSFPWDAAWHRWAAGAAYDRSYRPDGLARQWSALLRAPERLEALRGLRMPVVVMHGTADRVLSADAARDMAAAIPGAELLLVEGMGHELPREVWPDAVAAMERIAGRTAGS
- a CDS encoding MFS transporter: MTLPAPEPLTPELATPPAPELPSRTWRFTVIGVLYLVTDIGFAFFLGALTTILLNGGMPPATVGAISLVGLVYVLRFAIGPIVDRYGSVRFGHYRSWIVVTQLLVIGALLWLATIDPLASPGLLVLALAAVLVPSAFHDAAVNGLAVRLLAPRERGIGNGIQVGAATISAVIGTGLALIVYDAIGWTPTVLLLAALFVLPLVVMAFFHEAGGFTVPRRVPWEALPGFFRSRRRAVFVVLIVPALCLGPYLVTAIQSAMLLDAGWSLSRIGVVLGTVSPIAGLLGGLVVGWLISRFGRLVPLLAVGALYAVGIFGLLPLAMGVAWDTPATVALVVLYLSYASAGVWVYTIAMDNTRPELAATDFSLQIGVIGLLRLGLNSGGLALIAVAGFPLLVTLAGLLTVAGVTVAAFWARGDRGGTGS
- a CDS encoding MFS transporter → MTEREVPPRTQALAVVTAGFGQNLVLTTVTTFILVYLVQYAGISTAGLAVVTAIITVAKVVDAVTDPVMGVVIDLTRTRWGKLRPYLLFSAVPVALLTTLMFSVPDADEPLQLVWFGVVYALWGFAYTVCDVPFWGLIGSAFPDPARRTRVIGDVRAFGAISLGLATLGMPWLARALSGGETTGSGWSLAVLVISVLGMGLFLLAFFFTRERASSLAGGRLTLRQLAGTLARNTPLLLVLLGSVLGFGRYIVQAGGAVFVVVAYGDEGLFTLIGAAIIAGMVISSFTTPLLLRAISGRALVIASSLLGAALYVAMYLVGFASILWIVVFIFLTGLTLGVFLVVQATMIADAVDDAERRTGVRNDGISFATLTFVSKIMSALAVLVFGVFVVLAGYEAGATVTPAMQHTVFLSITLVPAASCLLSAVPFAFVRLPSHPAPERS